One window of the Anolis sagrei isolate rAnoSag1 chromosome 5, rAnoSag1.mat, whole genome shotgun sequence genome contains the following:
- the FEZF1 gene encoding fez family zinc finger protein 1, translating into MESSSSSSSRTLPTGKSLLGAASSSSSSSSTSKALAFSIERIMARTAPEPKARPLLPPFVPKAGEKAPPSGLSLGASLPCMIPFVPLAYKPHGEPPPSSKAELPPHFKLVRPRVVTHSSFHALGALGYFGRAAEIPPPPPPPPPPPPPPPPPPSGLSLHPVASYFLGSSLQSHKASLAERNKLQALQSPPPGPAAPPGFKELAHAHFHSAAAAAAAAAHLLAAEKLPFKGAAVAAVAAEFSRASPGAKPKAFTCEVCGKVFNAHYNLTRHMPVHTGARPFVCKVCGKGFRQASTLCRHKIIHTQEKPHKCSQCGKAFNRSSTLNTHTRIHAGYKPFVCEFCGKGFHQKGNYKNHKLTHSGEKQFKCNICNKAFHQVYNLTFHMHTHNDKKPFTCPTCGKGFCRNFDLKKHVRKLHDSNGSTPSLALPRPPTAESELPPLPHQ; encoded by the exons AtggagagcagcagcagcagcagcagccggaCGCTTCCGACGGGAAAGAGCCTTCTAGGCGccgcatcctcctcctcttcttcgtccTCCACTTCGAAAGCGCTGGCTTTCTCCATCGAGCGGATCATGGCCCGCACGGCTCCGGAGCCCAAAGCGCGCCCGCTCTTGCCTCCTTTCGTGCCCAAAGCGGGCGAGAAGGCGCCTCCGTCGGGGCTCAGCTTGGGCGCCTCCCTCCCTTGCATGATCCCCTTCGTGCCCTTGGCTTACAAGCCCCACGGAGAGCCGCCCCCGTCCTCCAAAGCCGAGCTGCCTCCGCACTTCAAGCTGGTCCGCCCGCGCGTCGTCACCCACTCCTCTTTCCACGCCTTGGGCGCCTTGGGATACTTCGGACGGGCCGCCGagattccccctcctcctcctccgccgccgccgccgcctcctcctcctccgcctcctccgtcGGGCCTCAGCCTCCACCCGGTGGCGTCCTACTTCCTGGGCTCGTCCTTACAGAGCCACAAGGCTTCCCTGGCCGAGAGGAACAAGCTCCAAGCGCTGCAGAGCCCGCCGCCGGGCCCCGCCGCGCCGCCGGGCTTCAAGGAGTTGGCGCATGCTCACTTCCacagcgccgccgccgccgctgccgccgccgcgcACCTCTTGGCCGCCGAGAAGTTGCCCTTCAAGGGCGCCGCCGTGGCCGCCGTGGCCGCCGAGTTCAGCCGCGCCTCGCCCGGAGCCAAGCCCAAGGCCTTCACCTGCGAGGTCTGCGGCAAG GTCTTCAACGCGCATTACAACCTGACGCGCCACATGCCCGTCCACACGGGCGCCCGGCCCTTCGTCTGCAAGGTCTGCGGGAAGGGCTTCCGCCAGGCCAGCACTCTCTGCCGGCACAAGATCATCCACACCCAG GAGAAGCCCCACAAGTGCAGCCAGTGCGGGAAAGCCTTCAACCGGAGCTCCACCTTGAACACCCACACGAGGATCCACGCCGGATACAAGCCTTTCGTCTGCGAGTTTTGCGGGAAGGGCTTCCACCAAAAAG gGAACTACAAGAACCACAAGCTGACCCACAGCGGGGAGAAGCAATTCAAGTGCAATATCTGCAACAAGGCCTTCCACCAAGTGTATAACCTGACCTTCCACATGCACACCCACAACGACAAGAAGCCCTTCACCTGCCCCACCTGTGGCAAAGGCTTCTGCAGGAACTTTGACCTCAAGAAGCATGTCCGCAAACTCCATGACAGCAATGGCAGCACCCCCTCCTTGGCCCTGCCTAGACCCCCCACTGCCGAGTCAGAGCTGCCTCCACTTCCCCATCAGTGA